A DNA window from Chelativorans sp. AA-79 contains the following coding sequences:
- the accB gene encoding acetyl-CoA carboxylase biotin carboxyl carrier protein has translation MSMKKNGVDQQLIRDLANILDETRLTEIEVEDGGMRVRVARQPAAVQAAVPAMASAPTAAAQSAAPAPKEETSSQADLARNAVPSPMVGTAYRAPSPDAAPFVDVGQTVEKGQTLLIIEAMKTMNQIPSPRAGTVKAVLVEDGQPVEYGEPLVVVE, from the coding sequence ATGTCGATGAAGAAGAACGGTGTGGACCAGCAGCTCATCCGCGATCTGGCGAACATCCTTGACGAGACCCGCCTGACGGAGATCGAGGTGGAAGACGGCGGAATGCGCGTCCGCGTGGCACGCCAGCCTGCCGCGGTTCAGGCTGCCGTTCCCGCCATGGCGTCAGCGCCCACCGCGGCAGCGCAATCCGCCGCCCCGGCTCCCAAGGAGGAAACGTCCTCCCAGGCCGATCTTGCCAGGAATGCCGTTCCTTCCCCCATGGTCGGCACCGCCTACCGCGCCCCGTCTCCTGACGCGGCCCCCTTTGTCGATGTGGGCCAGACGGTTGAAAAGGGCCAGACGCTGCTGATCATTGAAGCGATGAAGACGATGAACCAGATCCCCTCGCCCCGCGCCGGCACCGTGAAGGCCGTCCTGGTCGAGGACGGCCAGCCGGTGGAATATGGCGAGCCCCTGGTCGTGGTCGAATAG
- the aroQ gene encoding type II 3-dehydroquinate dehydratase, which produces MAKPVYVLNGPNLNLLGRREPDIYGGKTLADIEADCRGRAVDLGLGIEFRQSNHEGVLVDWIQEASEHGSGVIINPGAYGHTSIALHDAIRAVEPLPVIEVHISNIHAREPFRHRSMIAPAAVGMICGLGPIGYALALEALAARI; this is translated from the coding sequence ATGGCGAAACCGGTATATGTCCTCAACGGGCCGAACCTGAACTTGCTCGGCAGGCGCGAGCCTGACATCTATGGCGGGAAAACGCTCGCCGACATCGAAGCGGATTGCCGCGGCCGCGCCGTCGACCTTGGGCTCGGGATCGAGTTCCGTCAGTCCAATCACGAGGGTGTGCTTGTCGACTGGATCCAGGAAGCGAGCGAGCATGGCTCGGGCGTCATCATCAATCCCGGCGCATATGGCCACACCTCGATCGCCCTCCATGATGCGATCCGCGCCGTCGAGCCGTTGCCGGTGATCGAGGTGCACATTTCGAACATCCACGCACGCGAGCCGTTCCGGCATAGATCCATGATCGCGCCGGCGGCGGTTGGGATGATCTGCGGCCTCGGGCCGATCGGATACGCGCTGGCGCTCGAAGCGCTGGCGGCAAGGATATAG
- a CDS encoding DsbA family protein, producing MRKLLFAASLASAMVAGAAANQLKAQEQVTGEVELTRPQVEGIVREYLLSNPEILLEMQSALEEKMKNQQAQASQQAIAGSAEQIFQSAHDGIIGNPDGDVTIVEFFDYNCGYCKRALSDMEALLAKDGNLRFVLKEFPILGPDSHAAHVVSMAFRKLAPEKYGEFHRRLLGSQGRANEETAMRIATDLGVEEAALRESMKDPEIEKAFAETYQLANTLQINGTPSYVVGQEVVYGALGQDHLTEKIAAARQ from the coding sequence ATGAGGAAATTGCTTTTCGCCGCGTCCCTCGCCTCGGCGATGGTCGCCGGCGCCGCAGCGAATCAGCTCAAGGCACAGGAGCAGGTCACCGGCGAGGTGGAGCTCACCCGGCCGCAGGTCGAGGGCATCGTGCGCGAATATCTTCTTTCCAATCCAGAGATTCTGCTGGAGATGCAGTCCGCCCTCGAGGAGAAGATGAAGAATCAGCAGGCCCAGGCGAGTCAGCAGGCGATCGCCGGCTCCGCGGAGCAGATCTTCCAGAGCGCGCATGACGGCATCATCGGCAATCCCGACGGGGACGTCACCATTGTCGAATTCTTCGATTACAATTGTGGCTATTGCAAACGGGCCCTGAGCGACATGGAGGCGCTCTTGGCCAAGGACGGCAACCTGCGCTTCGTACTCAAGGAATTCCCGATCCTCGGGCCCGATTCCCATGCGGCGCACGTGGTTTCCATGGCTTTCCGCAAGCTCGCCCCGGAAAAATACGGCGAGTTCCACCGCCGTCTCCTCGGCAGCCAGGGCCGCGCCAACGAGGAGACAGCGATGCGGATCGCCACGGATCTGGGCGTTGAGGAGGCCGCGCTGCGCGAATCGATGAAGGATCCCGAAATTGAAAAGGCCTTCGCCGAAACCTATCAGCTTGCGAATACTCTGCAGATCAACGGCACGCCCTCCTATGTGGTCGGGCAGGAGGTCGTCTATGGTGCGCTTGGCCAGGATCATCTGACCGAGAAGATCGCCGCGGCCCGCCAATAA
- a CDS encoding M48 family metalloprotease, which translates to MVTLLELATARLSRILAAILVAAHMLVSAVPAFAQRSVPIVRDAEIEALVADYAGPILEAAGLSGSGIEIVLVNDHRFNAFVAGRRIFIHTGALLTSETPNEIIGVIAHEVGHLAGGHQHRLRDQLARAQTMAVVAALLGIGAGVAAAASNQGDLAGAGVGLAMGGSEAARRSLLGYQRTEEATADRSAIEYLERTGQSGRGMLVTFQRMAGDMALAGVNVDPYQFSHPMPHDRIANLEELVKRSRFYDRKDPPVLQLRHDLARAKIAAYTAGQNAVARVFRKDPGGLPTFYADAINTYLHGNPRSALAKVDKLIASQPQNPYFHELKGEVLIKANRPREAAEAYGAAIKLAPPSGLLQVGHGQALLATGQPDLVRRAASELETGLTREPEYVNGYRFLAQAYGQLGEIGPAELATAEGHFHAGAYRDAKIFATRAQMKLKRGSPEWVRAQDIIEFHEPGKK; encoded by the coding sequence ATGGTAACCTTGCTTGAACTTGCCACCGCCCGCTTGTCCCGAATCCTGGCTGCGATCCTGGTCGCCGCCCATATGCTGGTGAGCGCTGTGCCGGCTTTCGCGCAACGCAGCGTGCCGATCGTGCGCGACGCCGAGATCGAGGCTTTGGTCGCGGATTATGCCGGTCCCATCCTGGAGGCGGCGGGTCTCAGTGGCTCGGGCATCGAGATCGTGCTCGTCAACGACCATCGTTTCAATGCGTTTGTGGCCGGGCGCCGCATCTTCATCCATACCGGCGCGCTGCTCACCTCCGAGACCCCGAACGAGATCATCGGCGTGATTGCCCACGAAGTCGGCCACCTCGCAGGCGGCCACCAGCACCGCCTGCGCGACCAGCTTGCGCGCGCGCAGACCATGGCCGTCGTCGCCGCCCTGCTGGGAATCGGCGCGGGCGTGGCGGCAGCCGCCAGCAACCAGGGCGATCTAGCGGGAGCGGGCGTCGGCCTTGCAATGGGCGGCTCGGAGGCGGCGCGGCGTAGCCTGCTCGGCTATCAACGCACGGAAGAGGCGACTGCTGACCGCTCCGCGATTGAATATCTGGAGCGCACGGGCCAGTCTGGCCGGGGCATGCTCGTTACGTTCCAGCGCATGGCCGGCGACATGGCCCTGGCCGGCGTCAATGTCGATCCGTACCAGTTCAGCCACCCGATGCCGCACGACCGGATCGCCAACCTGGAAGAGCTCGTGAAGCGGAGCCGCTTCTACGATCGCAAGGACCCGCCTGTCCTGCAGTTGCGCCACGACCTGGCGAGGGCGAAGATCGCCGCCTACACGGCCGGACAGAACGCCGTGGCGCGCGTGTTCCGCAAGGATCCCGGCGGGTTGCCCACGTTTTATGCGGATGCGATCAACACCTATCTTCACGGCAATCCGCGCAGCGCTCTCGCCAAGGTGGACAAGCTGATCGCCAGTCAGCCCCAGAACCCCTATTTCCATGAGTTGAAGGGCGAAGTCCTGATCAAGGCCAACCGCCCGCGCGAGGCTGCCGAAGCCTATGGCGCCGCCATAAAGCTCGCCCCGCCCTCGGGCTTGCTGCAGGTGGGCCATGGCCAGGCGCTGCTGGCCACCGGGCAGCCCGACCTCGTGCGCCGTGCCGCCTCCGAGTTGGAAACAGGCCTCACGCGCGAGCCGGAATATGTGAACGGCTACCGGTTCCTCGCCCAGGCCTATGGGCAATTGGGGGAGATCGGGCCTGCAGAGCTCGCCACCGCCGAGGGCCATTTCCATGCCGGCGCCTATCGTGATGCGAAGATCTTCGCGACGCGTGCGCAGATGAAGCTGAAGCGCGGTTCGCCGGAATGGGTGCGCGCGCAGGACATCATCGAATTCCACGAGCCGGGCAAGAAATGA
- a CDS encoding Rne/Rng family ribonuclease, whose translation MPNKMLIDASHPEETRVVVLRGNRIEEFDFESQDKKQLRGNIYLARVTRVEPSLQAAFVEYGGNRHGFLAFSEIHPDYYQIPVADRQAILKAEAEEARAADDEAEENDAQSGRGKKRRRGSRRSGKPDSRDEASVAADAAEAGESQPAQAEAVQEDVISETFPSENNGAEEANGSDEVDTVGAEDALDEAESRRRHVRRSYKIQEVIKRRQILLVQVVKEERGSKGAALTTYLSLAGRYSVLMPNTARGGGISRKITNVQDRKRLKDVVKSLDVPDGMGVILRTAGANRTKAEVKRDYEYLMRLWERVRGLTLQSIAPALVYEEGSLIKRSVRDLYNKDIDEILVAGEEGYREAKDFMRMLMPSHAKVVQPYRDTVPIFARNGIEAQLDKMLQPQVTLRSGGYIIINQTEALVAIDVNSGRSTKEHSIEDTALQTNLEAAEEVSRQLRLRDLAGLIVIDFIDMEENRNNRAVEKRLKDCLKNDRARIQVGRISHFGLLEMSRQRIRSSVLESTMQPCPHCGGTGHVRSDSSVALMVVRAIEEYLLKDGRHDITVRTPTTTALYLLNHKRSTLVELELRFGVEITIATDEELGNQHYAIVKGEPSTRAPAPKPAIQGTPEVELETEDEVPAEETADEPEERSIAAEEQGLPGRKRRRKRRRRGGRDRASADHAAPQSAEEAEEGDEPSEAGEETEAPVAADAGEEEPRKKRHRGKRGGKRNRREEGEEAAPEDAMTAPSGEEATEPAVAEPEPAPAVAEAAPTPEAPAEEAPAKKPRRKTRAKKEAAVEEAPQAEIASPPDSETHEEPAPAAADATEAVPEEKEKKPASRRRTAAAADASEEPEPVVSSTGEEGEAPRKTGWWQRKSFF comes from the coding sequence ATGCCAAACAAAATGCTGATAGACGCCTCCCACCCGGAGGAAACGCGTGTTGTCGTCCTGCGCGGTAACCGCATCGAAGAATTCGATTTCGAATCACAAGACAAGAAGCAGCTCAGGGGAAACATCTATCTTGCACGGGTCACCCGTGTGGAGCCCTCGCTTCAGGCGGCCTTTGTCGAATATGGCGGAAACCGCCACGGCTTTCTCGCCTTCAGCGAGATTCATCCCGACTATTACCAGATCCCGGTCGCCGACCGTCAGGCCATCCTGAAGGCCGAGGCCGAGGAGGCCCGCGCGGCGGATGACGAGGCCGAGGAGAACGACGCCCAGTCCGGACGCGGGAAGAAGCGCCGCCGCGGCAGCCGGCGCAGCGGAAAGCCGGATTCCCGGGATGAGGCATCGGTGGCGGCGGATGCCGCTGAAGCCGGCGAAAGCCAGCCGGCGCAGGCCGAGGCCGTGCAGGAGGACGTGATTTCCGAGACCTTCCCGTCCGAGAACAATGGCGCCGAGGAGGCGAATGGCTCGGACGAGGTCGACACGGTTGGCGCCGAGGACGCGCTCGACGAGGCCGAGAGCCGTCGCCGGCACGTGCGCCGCAGCTACAAGATCCAGGAAGTTATCAAACGCCGGCAGATCCTGCTGGTTCAGGTGGTGAAGGAGGAGCGCGGCAGCAAGGGCGCGGCACTCACCACCTATCTCTCGCTTGCCGGCCGCTATTCGGTGCTGATGCCGAACACGGCGCGCGGCGGCGGCATTTCCCGCAAGATCACCAATGTACAGGATCGCAAGCGGCTCAAGGACGTCGTCAAGAGCCTCGACGTGCCGGACGGCATGGGCGTGATCCTGCGCACTGCGGGCGCCAACCGCACCAAGGCCGAGGTCAAGCGCGACTACGAATACCTGATGCGGCTTTGGGAGCGCGTGCGCGGCCTCACGCTCCAGTCCATCGCCCCTGCCCTCGTCTACGAGGAAGGCAGCCTGATCAAGCGCTCCGTTCGTGACCTCTACAACAAGGACATCGACGAGATTCTCGTGGCCGGCGAAGAAGGCTATCGCGAGGCCAAGGATTTCATGCGCATGCTGATGCCGAGCCACGCGAAGGTCGTGCAGCCCTATCGCGATACGGTTCCGATCTTCGCGCGAAACGGCATCGAGGCGCAGTTGGACAAGATGCTGCAGCCCCAGGTGACGCTCAGGTCAGGCGGCTACATCATCATCAACCAGACCGAAGCCCTGGTCGCCATTGACGTCAATTCCGGCCGCTCGACCAAGGAGCATTCCATCGAGGACACCGCGCTCCAGACCAATCTGGAAGCGGCGGAGGAGGTTTCCCGGCAGCTTCGCCTGCGCGACCTTGCCGGTCTCATCGTGATCGACTTCATCGACATGGAGGAGAACCGCAACAACCGCGCGGTGGAAAAACGCCTCAAGGACTGCCTCAAGAACGACCGCGCCCGCATTCAGGTCGGCCGTATCTCGCATTTCGGCCTGCTCGAAATGTCGCGCCAGCGCATCCGCTCGAGCGTTCTGGAAAGCACCATGCAGCCCTGTCCGCATTGCGGCGGTACGGGCCATGTGCGTTCGGATTCCTCCGTTGCCCTGATGGTCGTCCGGGCAATCGAGGAATATCTGCTGAAGGACGGACGCCACGACATCACCGTGCGCACGCCGACCACGACCGCGCTCTACCTCTTGAACCACAAGCGCTCGACACTGGTGGAACTCGAGCTTCGGTTCGGTGTGGAAATCACCATCGCCACCGACGAGGAACTTGGCAACCAGCACTACGCCATTGTGAAGGGCGAGCCCTCCACCCGTGCGCCCGCTCCGAAGCCCGCCATCCAGGGCACCCCGGAAGTCGAGCTGGAAACGGAGGACGAGGTCCCGGCAGAGGAAACGGCGGATGAACCCGAGGAGAGATCCATCGCCGCCGAAGAGCAAGGCCTTCCCGGGCGCAAGCGTCGCCGCAAGCGCCGCAGGCGCGGCGGACGTGACCGCGCGAGCGCCGACCATGCCGCACCGCAGTCCGCCGAGGAGGCCGAGGAAGGAGACGAGCCGAGCGAAGCCGGAGAGGAGACCGAAGCACCGGTCGCAGCCGATGCCGGCGAGGAAGAACCGCGCAAGAAGCGCCATCGGGGCAAGCGCGGAGGCAAGCGCAATCGTCGCGAGGAAGGTGAAGAGGCGGCCCCGGAGGATGCCATGACGGCACCATCGGGCGAGGAAGCGACCGAACCCGCGGTGGCCGAACCGGAACCCGCTCCCGCCGTGGCGGAGGCCGCGCCAACTCCCGAGGCTCCGGCAGAAGAGGCTCCGGCCAAGAAGCCGCGCCGCAAGACGCGTGCCAAGAAGGAAGCTGCAGTCGAAGAAGCGCCACAGGCGGAGATCGCCTCTCCTCCCGACTCCGAAACGCATGAGGAACCCGCGCCTGCGGCGGCCGATGCGACGGAGGCTGTGCCGGAAGAGAAGGAGAAGAAGCCCGCCTCGCGCCGCAGGACGGCGGCAGCAGCCGATGCCTCGGAGGAGCCGGAGCCCGTAGTCTCCTCAACGGGCGAAGAGGGTGAAGCGCCGCGCAAGACCGGCTGGTGGCAGCGCAAGAGCTTCTTCTAA
- a CDS encoding N-acetylmuramoyl-L-alanine amidase: MPTTLHMGREGAKRQKAGQRGSVSTVIGSLFLVLLSFLTLLPDSAFAQPAQPLVAYDYLAAGDQNRTRIVLNFDREPKVDWFLLRTPHRLVIDLPETEFGIEEEQTKAQGLVSRVRYGRMAPDHSRMIFTMPGPFAVEDLSVLKNETSPGYRLIVDIVSTSETAFEAAMRERITAVPDAGTAKEAVQRNPEDDRFTVAIDAGHGGIDSGARGVSGTLEKAITLTFARELKKKLEETGKYSVVLTRDEDVFLRLDERVRIARENGADLLISIHADAIALRNFRGATVYTLSERASDAEAAATAARENLSDEIAGLTVREEQDEVADILVDLIRRETHAFSIHFARTLLGELDDTVHLVGSPLRSAGFIVLKAPDVPSVLVELGYLSNAEDEKQMKDPAWRAAAIDSIIKAIAAFAAAKAGG; the protein is encoded by the coding sequence GTGCCGACCACACTTCATATGGGAAGAGAAGGGGCGAAGCGCCAGAAGGCTGGGCAGCGCGGCAGCGTCTCCACGGTGATCGGAAGCCTCTTCCTGGTTTTGCTCTCCTTCCTGACGCTGCTTCCCGATTCGGCCTTCGCCCAGCCGGCACAGCCTCTGGTCGCCTATGACTACCTTGCCGCCGGCGACCAGAACCGTACACGCATCGTGCTCAATTTCGACCGGGAGCCCAAGGTCGACTGGTTCCTGCTGCGTACGCCGCACCGGCTGGTGATCGACCTTCCGGAAACCGAATTCGGCATAGAAGAGGAGCAGACGAAGGCACAGGGTCTCGTCTCCCGGGTTCGTTACGGCCGCATGGCGCCGGACCATTCACGGATGATCTTCACCATGCCCGGCCCGTTCGCCGTCGAGGATCTGTCGGTTCTGAAGAACGAGACGTCGCCTGGTTACCGCCTGATCGTCGACATCGTCTCGACGTCCGAGACCGCCTTCGAGGCGGCCATGCGCGAGCGCATCACCGCCGTGCCCGATGCGGGAACAGCCAAGGAGGCGGTGCAGAGGAACCCCGAGGACGACCGCTTCACGGTCGCGATCGACGCCGGGCACGGCGGCATCGACAGCGGTGCGCGCGGGGTGAGCGGCACGCTGGAGAAGGCCATCACGCTTACCTTCGCCCGGGAACTCAAGAAGAAGCTCGAAGAGACAGGCAAGTACAGTGTCGTGCTCACCCGGGACGAGGATGTGTTCCTGCGGCTCGACGAGCGGGTGCGAATCGCGCGGGAGAATGGGGCCGACCTGCTGATTTCCATCCATGCCGACGCGATTGCCTTGCGTAACTTCCGGGGCGCGACCGTCTATACGCTTTCGGAACGCGCCTCCGATGCGGAGGCGGCCGCCACGGCGGCCCGCGAGAACCTTTCGGACGAGATCGCCGGCCTCACGGTGCGGGAAGAGCAGGACGAGGTGGCGGACATCCTCGTCGATCTCATCCGCCGCGAGACGCACGCCTTCTCGATCCATTTCGCCCGCACGCTGCTCGGCGAACTCGACGATACGGTGCATCTCGTCGGCAGTCCCCTTCGGTCGGCGGGCTTCATCGTGCTCAAGGCGCCAGACGTGCCTTCGGTGCTGGTCGAACTCGGTTATCTTTCGAATGCGGAGGACGAGAAGCAGATGAAGGACCCGGCCTGGCGCGCCGCGGCGATCGATTCGATCATCAAGGCGATCGCCGCCTTTGCGGCCGCCAAGGCCGGAGGCTAG
- a CDS encoding penicillin-binding protein 1A gives MLRLLGYFFGIGIVFALVAAAGVALYVGDLAKDLPDYEVLAKYEPPVMTRIHSSDGALMAEFARERRLYLPIKAIPDRVKAAFLSAEDKSFYSHPGIDVAGLFSAVITNLQNLGSGRRPVGASTITQQVAKNFLLTSDQTIQRKIKEMILAFRIEQAYSKDRILELYLNEIFFGLGSYGIAGAALAYYDKPVSDLTIGEAAYLASLPKGPSNYHPFRHTERAIERRNWVIDQMRANGYITAQEADEAKAKGLEVNPRPRGNYLADADYFTEAVRRELIGRYGEDALYDGGLYVRTTLDPKLQHIARSALHKGLIGYDTLRGYRGPVKHIDISGDWGEALAEVPGLSDVPEWRLAVVLEVSGNDVKIGLQPGREISGALSEERETGTLNAEESNWAFRHVVDGKLLKARSFEDVFEPGDVVYVERKGEGGDAWAVRQVPAVGGALVAMDPHTGRVLAMAGGFSFAASEFNRATQAYRQPGSSFKPIIYAAALDNGYTPASVVMDAPLTIHIGNEVWEPKNYGGDFAGPSTLRTGIERSRNLMTVRLAQDMGMDLVAEYAERFGVYDDMPEHIAMSLGSGETTVMRMVTAYAIMANGGKHIQPSLIDRIQDRYGKTVYKHDQRECVGCTAEEWHNQPEAELVDNREQVLDPMTAYQITSMMEGVVQRGTATSIAELGRPIAGKTGTTNDEKDAWFIGYTPDLVVGVFMGYDQPKPMGKGSTGSGLAAPIFKTFMADALKDMRPVDFQIPDGMQLIAIDRKTGMRAREGAPGTIMEAFKPGTGPADSYWVIGMESTQVSTGASNISPEANRAITTGAGGLF, from the coding sequence ATGCTACGTCTTTTAGGATATTTCTTTGGTATAGGCATTGTCTTCGCGCTTGTGGCGGCTGCGGGTGTTGCCCTCTACGTGGGTGATCTGGCGAAGGACCTGCCGGATTACGAAGTGCTGGCGAAATACGAGCCGCCGGTGATGACGCGCATCCACTCCTCCGACGGCGCGCTGATGGCGGAATTCGCTCGCGAGAGGCGCCTTTACCTGCCGATCAAGGCGATTCCCGACCGGGTGAAGGCGGCGTTCCTTTCCGCCGAGGACAAGAGCTTCTATTCGCATCCCGGCATCGACGTGGCAGGTCTTTTCAGCGCCGTCATCACCAATCTGCAAAATCTGGGAAGCGGCCGCAGGCCGGTCGGCGCCTCGACCATCACGCAGCAGGTCGCCAAGAATTTCCTGCTGACGTCGGACCAGACCATCCAGCGGAAGATCAAGGAGATGATTCTGGCCTTCCGCATCGAGCAGGCCTATTCCAAGGACCGGATCCTGGAGCTTTACCTCAACGAGATCTTCTTCGGCCTCGGTTCCTACGGCATCGCCGGCGCGGCGCTGGCCTATTACGACAAGCCGGTGTCCGACCTCACGATCGGCGAGGCGGCCTATCTGGCCTCGCTGCCCAAGGGTCCATCCAACTATCATCCTTTCCGCCATACGGAACGGGCGATCGAACGCCGCAACTGGGTCATCGACCAGATGCGCGCCAACGGCTACATCACCGCGCAGGAGGCCGACGAGGCAAAAGCCAAGGGGCTCGAGGTCAACCCACGCCCGCGCGGCAACTACCTCGCCGACGCGGACTATTTCACCGAGGCGGTGCGGCGCGAGCTCATCGGCCGCTATGGAGAGGACGCGCTCTATGACGGTGGCCTTTATGTGCGCACGACGCTCGATCCCAAGCTGCAGCACATCGCCCGCAGCGCCTTGCACAAAGGCCTGATCGGCTACGATACGCTGCGTGGCTATCGCGGACCGGTGAAGCATATCGATATTTCGGGTGATTGGGGCGAGGCGCTGGCCGAGGTGCCCGGGCTGAGCGACGTGCCCGAGTGGCGTCTGGCCGTGGTGCTCGAAGTGTCCGGCAACGACGTGAAGATCGGTCTGCAGCCGGGCCGTGAAATCTCCGGCGCGTTGTCGGAGGAACGCGAGACGGGAACCCTCAACGCCGAGGAAAGCAACTGGGCGTTCCGGCACGTGGTCGACGGCAAGCTGCTCAAGGCGCGCTCGTTCGAGGACGTGTTCGAGCCCGGTGACGTGGTCTATGTCGAGCGCAAGGGAGAGGGCGGCGACGCCTGGGCCGTCAGGCAGGTCCCGGCGGTCGGCGGTGCGCTGGTCGCCATGGACCCGCATACGGGCAGGGTGCTGGCGATGGCCGGCGGCTTCTCTTTTGCCGCTTCGGAGTTCAATCGCGCGACGCAGGCCTACCGCCAGCCCGGGTCGTCCTTCAAGCCGATCATCTACGCGGCGGCGCTGGACAACGGCTACACGCCGGCATCCGTGGTGATGGACGCGCCGCTCACCATCCATATCGGAAACGAGGTATGGGAACCGAAGAACTATGGCGGCGATTTCGCCGGTCCCTCCACCCTGCGCACCGGCATCGAGCGCTCGCGCAACCTGATGACCGTGCGGCTTGCCCAGGACATGGGCATGGATCTCGTAGCCGAATATGCGGAGCGTTTCGGTGTCTATGACGACATGCCCGAGCACATCGCCATGTCGCTCGGCTCCGGCGAGACGACGGTGATGCGCATGGTGACGGCCTATGCCATCATGGCCAATGGCGGCAAGCACATCCAGCCGTCGCTGATCGACCGCATCCAGGATCGCTACGGCAAGACGGTCTACAAGCACGACCAGCGCGAATGCGTCGGCTGTACGGCCGAGGAGTGGCACAACCAGCCGGAGGCGGAACTCGTCGACAACCGCGAGCAGGTCCTCGACCCCATGACCGCCTACCAGATCACCTCGATGATGGAGGGGGTCGTGCAGCGCGGCACGGCGACGAGCATTGCCGAACTGGGCCGCCCCATCGCCGGCAAGACCGGCACGACCAACGACGAGAAGGACGCCTGGTTCATCGGCTATACGCCGGACCTGGTGGTGGGCGTCTTCATGGGCTACGACCAACCCAAGCCCATGGGCAAGGGGTCCACGGGCAGCGGCCTTGCCGCGCCGATCTTCAAGACCTTCATGGCGGATGCGCTGAAGGATATGCGGCCCGTCGATTTCCAGATTCCAGACGGAATGCAGCTTATCGCCATCGACCGGAAAACGGGCATGCGCGCCCGGGAAGGGGCTCCGGGAACCATCATGGAGGCCTTCAAGCCCGGAACCGGGCCCGCGGACAGCTATTGGGTGATCGGCATGGAAAGCACCCAGGTGAGCACCGGGGCGAGCAATATTTCGCCCGAAGCAAACCGCGCGATCACCACCGGCGCCGGTGGGTTGTTCTAA
- the prfB gene encoding peptide chain release factor 2 (programmed frameshift) yields MRAETANLIDEIRQAISLLRRYFDWDEAVKRLEYLNARAEDGDLWNDPQEAQKLMRERQSLEENINAINGLSRALDDNVELIELGEEEGDDAIVEEAEAAIRSLRGEIAARQIETLLSGEADANDTYIEIHAGAGGTESQDWASMLLRMYTRWAERRGMKVEVLELHDGEEAGIKSATILVHGHNAYGWLKTESGVHRLVRISPFDSNARRHTSFASVWVYPVIDDTIEIDIPESEVRIDTYRSSGAGGQHVNTTDSAVRITHIPTGVAVACQQERSQHKNRAKAWEMLRARLYEMELKKREEAANATEASKGDIGWGHQIRSYVLQPYQMVKDLRTGVESPSPQDVLDGDLDGFMKASLSQRVSGAAAEVADID; encoded by the exons ATGCGTGCGGAGACCGCGAACCTGATCGACGAAATCAGGCAGGCCATAAGCCTGCTGAGGAGGTAT TTTGACTGGGACGAGGCGGTAAAGCGGCTCGAATACCTCAACGCGCGCGCCGAGGACGGCGATCTTTGGAACGACCCGCAGGAAGCGCAGAAACTGATGCGCGAGCGCCAGTCGCTCGAGGAAAACATCAATGCCATCAATGGGCTGTCGCGAGCGCTTGACGACAATGTCGAGCTGATCGAACTCGGCGAGGAAGAGGGCGACGACGCGATCGTCGAGGAGGCGGAGGCTGCGATCCGCTCGCTTCGCGGCGAAATCGCCGCGCGTCAGATCGAAACGCTGCTTTCTGGCGAAGCTGACGCGAATGACACCTATATCGAAATCCATGCGGGCGCCGGCGGCACGGAAAGCCAGGACTGGGCCTCGATGCTCCTGCGCATGTACACGCGTTGGGCGGAGCGGCGCGGCATGAAGGTCGAGGTGCTCGAACTGCATGACGGCGAGGAGGCGGGCATCAAGTCTGCGACGATCCTGGTGCATGGGCACAATGCCTATGGCTGGCTCAAGACCGAATCGGGCGTCCACCGGCTGGTGCGCATCTCCCCTTTCGACAGCAATGCGCGCAGGCACACCTCCTTTGCGAGCGTGTGGGTCTATCCCGTGATCGACGATACGATCGAGATCGATATCCCCGAATCGGAGGTGCGTATCGACACGTACCGATCCTCCGGCGCGGGTGGTCAGCATGTCAACACGACGGATTCGGCGGTGCGCATCACGCATATTCCAACGGGCGTCGCCGTTGCCTGCCAGCAGGAGCGCTCGCAGCACAAGAACCGGGCCAAGGCTTGGGAGATGCTGCGCGCCAGGCTCTACGAGATGGAGCTGAAGAAGCGGGAGGAGGCGGCGAACGCCACGGAAGCCTCCAAGGGCGACATCGGCTGGGGCCACCAGATCCGCTCCTATGTGCTGCAGCCCTACCAGATGGTGAAGGACCTGCGCACGGGCGTGGAAAGCCCGAGCCCGCAGGACGTGCTCGACGGCGATCTCGACGGGTTCATGAAGGCTTCCCTGTCTCAGCGCGTCAGCGGCGCCGCAGCGGAAGTTGCCGATATCGATTGA